DNA from Xiphias gladius isolate SHS-SW01 ecotype Sanya breed wild chromosome 9, ASM1685928v1, whole genome shotgun sequence:
TCAGAGTATTAGAGTAACGTCCAATTACAGTGTACAGTTACAGTAtaacaatgttaaaatgtcttttatgtTACACTCCCTATCAGTTAATCTAAGCGGGACTAAATTACCTGCCACAGGCATCCTGGTGGGGAAGCTGTTCGAAACAGTGCCAGTAGTCTCTGTGTACCAGGCTGAGAATTGGCTCTGGAGAGCAAGCAAAAACCCATTCAGTCTGCACACACTGTTGATCTGTTATTAACACAAGCAAAATACACCAGATTCTGCCCCCAAAATATAGTGCATATTACAATTACAATCAATTTAAACATAGACTGACATCCCAAAATATGTAGGTGTCAAAAATGGCATCCAACATAGCTATTTGTTTTCAGCATCATATAGGTAAACAATGTTGCATTTTGACAAATATGTACAAATGTGGTGTGTCTTTCAGGGTCCACACATATTATTCCTACTGACGTTGCAGCCCCTTCCTGAGGACCAGTTCAAGAAGCTCGCAGCAGGAGGCAAGGTGAGGGTTGGTGTCTGTCACCATCTCTCCATCTGACTGCAGGTTCAAGACACACACtgggaggaaaaacacacacacacgcgcgcgaTTGACAGTGGATCCGGTGTCGGTAAGCTTTTTCATGCGTTATCATCGCCATTTCACACGCCAACACTATCACAAAAGAGGCAACGCAGAAGATAGGTGGTCTGgcagatgatgttttttttcttcttctaaaatatgctttttcaGCGTGTCTGCAACAGAAATAAAGACCAAATGATCCAAGCAGAAGCGCCAGTTGTTGGTTCTGGTGAGACATGAGACGCTGAAAACTGGACGATGCAACAACCTGCCttctaaaactgaaattataatCCAAAACTCACGTCCCTACGCGTCTCCTGTTGTTGCTCACCTTTAAGAGTGCCGAGGAGAGGGTCTTTGGGCGCCATGTCGAAGGACCAGCTGCGATCCGCGGCTGTCGTTGACGAGAGACGCACCGAGCCTCACGCGCTGTAATCACACTTCCGCGTCGCCTACCTTACATACCGAGACACCTTTCCCGTCCCCCCCGGTATCCAAGCACATGACACGGGAAGGCGGAGGGGGCTGGCGCTGCCGGGACAGAAAACAGTTTGATCAATTAGCCTTTGAGACGAACGCGAAATGTCAAACGGTCACAGCAGGGCCACCTCACAGGGCTATAGAGGGGCTCGGGGACGCTGCTTGTGCGCGGGATAAAATACACCGAGATACGAAGTGTTTACTGGCTGTAGTGAcatctgctgctctgcctcccaacataaaaaaaaaacggccaTGCTGCCTTCAAAGACTCCGCGTAGACCGCTGCCTTATTTCCAGTGGCTATTTTAGGGCCGTTCCAATGGCTAATTCTTCCTTTTAAATTATGACGAAGATAACACAGAGCTATGCTGTGCTGCAGTGGCTCAGTATGTTAGTATGTAACGGTTGTTGTATAGgctaatagttttttttttctattttaagatGGCcaatataaagaaaacaataactAAACATCACTAAATCTTTACTGCTAGGGGCACTTAAAATGGTGACATATGATAATACTTTTTAGGGCCTAACTGAAAATTCAGACAGTTTTGGTTAACTTACCTGTCGCATGAGACAACGAGAGAGGTTGTGTTGCGAGGTTGAGTAGTTAATGGCGGTTAACGGTTGACTGagtttattacttttttttttttttttttttgttcagtcaaATAAACCCAGAACATATTAAACATACGATACGGAACGCGAGACTGCCCCGAAAGCCACGGGACGCCTGTGCTGCCCTCGCGCTTTCAACGAGCCAACGGCGACCTCTCGCGACTCCGCCGTCACGCTGCAGCCGAGGGGAGGCGGTGGCAGATAAGAGCGCGCGCGCTCTGTCCCCCTGCCGCAGTTGGAGTGTGATGAAGCGGTTCGTGCCAGGAGGATGGCGGACTACTACTGAGCCAGGCCGAGTTCGTCGAGAGCACCAGCGAGGAGCGGCGCAAAGTTCTCCGCGGAAAGGAAAATTCTCCCATAACAAGGTGCcgctttcattttttccccccccgcAACGTGTCCGTTTTAATAGAGAAAATGGGTTGAGCCGAGCTGCTGTCTAGGGcgtaattaaataaaataatttgtctgACTGATAGTGAGTGTTGCCCATTTTCGGAAAAAAATAGCTTCGACGGCAGTAcatttggttattttcattaatattgTAGGATTCTTTTGTAAACGACGGACTTTAAAGAATAACAGCAAAAGTGTGCAGATTTTTAACGACGCTCTTTCGGTAATTACACGGGAACATTTTTCCCCCCCTGTTGTGTTGTTGGTTGCTTTTGCGCGGTGAATtctggtctgtttgttttgatgccGACTTGCAGGAAGAGGTTGTTCTGTCGGCCCGAAAATAGACGGACGCTACCTGGGTTTGTACAGAAATGGCTCCGGTGGTAATCCTGGATTTCCTATAATCTCCACCACATACAGCTCTTCTGCCACCTACACGCTCTGCCTCCACTGCCAAAAATAAACCCTCTATCCAaacaggagggggggggggggtttatttAGTCACAACGCCTCACAATTTCACAGATAAACCATGCAGGGGTATAACCCCCCATGATTTACTCTGCGATGCATTCAAATCCACCCATACTGTATCTACTCAGTTGGTCAACAGGCTCAGTGGCACTGCTCTTGTGGTCAGCAGTTATCATCATAGagaaaaaatctgtgaaaaaatacCCACGCACATGAATTAAACAGCTACGGATCAGTCTCACTAAAAGgtcaagtttcattttttaggATTGATAgagttgttgttttgcttttttttgttttttccaaaaccatATATGCGCTTCATTCCTTTGCAAGTCGGTGCCAGCAGTCCTTTGGCTCGGCTGCCACCACCCCTACATCACAGAAAGCACAGCAAATCCCCTCAGAGCACCGAACTGGCGTGCAGGGGCGGACTGCTGAATCAACAGCAAACTGGTCCAACTGTCCCCCGCACCCTCCGCAGTCTTTTAAAAGGGCTCTGTGCTGCCGTCTGAGATCTGCTGCTGTCTTGGGAATCATTTCCCATTTCAAGGCCACGATATCGAGATGCATCGGCCGACACACGCGTCAGGAAATCCTGTTACtgtgcactgtttttttttttgcctggttCTACACTGTTTTCTAGTTTGCCGCTcgatttgtggttttgtgtgtgtggagtgggTGGGCAGTCTCTTTTCACTCATCTATCTATGTGTGGGtgctcttttctctcctcctcctcatctaaTTATAGCTCAGAGTGCCTAATAATGAGCTCTCTGTGGACGTCTAGTGCAGAGCTGTGATGAAAGTTCTGCAGTGCTTCTCtttttccacacacagacatacatttttGCCAACGCTCATAAATGACCGATTTTTTGCTCTCTCATCGATTTGTGTGGGGCCACGGGCGCCCAgtcagctgcagctctgctccaGCACTTGACAGATTGAGTGCCAGTTTACTAAAGCCTTTTATTATTGTACCACAGGGCATCGGCCTCGCTCTCCAGCTGCCAGCATGATGAAGGACTGCCTGCAGTTCCTTATCGAGCCGGCCAAAAAGCTCAAGATCCGCCTCAAAGTACGGATGTACATCACTGTGTTTGCTGCAGTTGCTAAACTTGTACACCTCTCTCTCCAAAACGTACCtgcagtcatgttttttttttcctttttatcttctgtttgtgtgctcCAGGAGTCTCGTAAGCGAGTCAGACTTGAGAAGAAGGAGCCGCTGGTGGAAAGTCAGTTATTTATTATGGAATTAGCTCGCGAACTCAACAAAATTTGCCAGGTaagctctccttctctctcgtTTCTTGCTTTCACACAAAATCACAGGCACTCATTCGTATCTTTCGCTACCCCAGAGGTCAAACATCCTGGGCCACATCTGGACCAGCGAGGACATCTGGCCAGCCAATGTCTGTCGCGATTTCATCGTGGAATGGGCCGCTGTTTTGGAGAAGAGAGTACAGGTACAAAATAGGTGCCATGCGTGTTTTCTACCCAGCATCACTGAAGCAGCTACGTGttaaatgtctgtatttgttgttCAGCCGAGGATCATCCCGTGTGTCTACCAATACGAGAAGCCAGAGAAGAGAGACTGGAAGGGTCACCTCCTCTGCATGCTGGAGGCAGGAGGGGAGTGCGACATGGGACCCCACAAAAGGGTCATCATGGACTGGACTCGGGAGATCAAAAGCAGAGCTCAGGTGACTACACTATGGTGGACGTGCTTTTTCTCCCGGCGACTGGGTCTGGGTGGCTGGTTGGTGATTAAACTCTTGACCCAGTTCCCTCCCTGCATCTGATAAAGATGATTAAGCTAAACCCTGCCCTTGGCAATCCTCCCATCATACTTGTCGTATCCTGGAGGCATGGTCAGAAAGCCCCTCCATTACTGTTTTTAAGTGGCAGATATGAGTGGGTGCCACTCAGTGAATAACCCTAACCATTCTGTTTAATTCTCTCCCTCTTGAACGTCTTCTTTCCAGCCCACTGTCTGGCCAGGTGAGCCAGTGCTCATGATGCTGGACGACCTGGAGTTCCAGTGGAAGAGGGGCCGCCTCCCCAACCTGCTCCCCGCCGTGGAGCTCGTCATGCTGGCCGTGCTGAATGCTGACAGCCCTGTAAAGGTCTGGAAGTGTGTCACAGTATTCACCTGATTAGATTGTgttgaatatttgttttgtttcctgatTAAATTGGTCATCGTCTCTGCTTGAAGTCATTACCAGCGGAGGGATAAGCCTCGTGctaattgaatttaaataaaaactcaaaggCATTGAAAACATGATCAGTTTGATTTGATGATGCTGTCAGCTCAGTGGTGTGACGCGCGTGAGGCttgatgtatgtatgtatgctaCCTGACACCCAGTCATGATCATCTCTTTACCTCTTCGTTCATCTCACCTTGGCCTGCTTTCTCTTCATGTTTCCattgtttgcctgtgtgtgcgcgcgtgtgtatgtgtgtgtaggaggaTGTGACTAAGCAATGGCTGGTGGGAAAGCAGAGGAGCCAGAGGACTGGT
Protein-coding regions in this window:
- the zgc:194990 gene encoding butyrophilin subfamily 1 member A1, which encodes MMKDCLQFLIEPAKKLKIRLKESRKRVRLEKKEPLVESQLFIMELARELNKICQRSNILGHIWTSEDIWPANVCRDFIVEWAAVLEKRVQPRIIPCVYQYEKPEKRDWKGHLLCMLEAGGECDMGPHKRVIMDWTREIKSRAQPTVWPGEPVLMMLDDLEFQWKRGRLPNLLPAVELVMLAVLNADSPVKEDVTKQWLVGKQRSQRTDAVRYIPHSVWNWICDAAEDITLDSDSANPDLLISSDEKRMRCGLERRDVPRYQRRFDGWRCATGQEGYTSGRHYWEVEVGERDWRLGAAKASAVRQGFRSLNTDTGYLTLRLERGTDLKALTVPATPLSQSLVPRKVGVYLDYEQGQLSFYDVEKRSHLYTFNEKFTEELYPVFGTVEVVKELVIRPADVRQPCLCPGPCLWN